The window ATTCTCCATTGTATGTATCTTCTTCATCTGGTAAAATGTATCGTCACCCGTCTGCTTTCGTCATCGCTTGATGGTTTCTGTAAGTCAGCACAAGCCTACAAGCATCTCAAAAACATTTGGCTACTGGAAAAAAATGACCAAACATTTGGAAGAAACATTTGGATATTAGCACTGATTGTTTGATGGCAGGAACTTGCTAGCAAAACCTACGACGAGCAAAGATCTCGAGTAACTCTTTACTGTGGATATAATATAGTTATTAAAAGACTCCCCTCCTGCAGACATATGGCGGTTCTGAATTGCAATCCCACTTCACAGGACTGGCACGATCTTTGCGGGAGGGGGTCGACTGAAAACTGGAATTGTGTATTGGTGCAGGTTTATCGAGATTTAAAGCATCCTTTGGCTGATAACAAAATGCATTTACATGCAATGGATTGCCACTGGAAGAGAAAGGGATTGAAACAGCAGGTGCTATTATCTGAAGAGTAGTTCTCATTCCTCCAGGGTACTTTGGATCATTGGCAATGAATCTGGCTTCACAGTAAGAAGTATCACCCATTGCATTAATTTCCTTAATGGCATTGGTTGTAGAAAGTGAATTCATTTGCTGATGATCAGGCATTTTGAGGGCTCTACTAGTGTTGTACATAGATGCTTCGCTTAGTTTGCGCTCAGGCCGGTTCAATGCTTCGTTTGTGTAGTCCCTTTCATATGCTTGGGAGGCTGTATGCCCACCATCTGTCTGCTGCTTCAGAAACAAAGTGGTCTGTTCCCGCCCATGTGATAATGGCATATTCAGATTTCCAGGGTTCCTGAAGCCCTTTGACAACCTTACATCAAGATACTGGCCCAACACATTACCTGCATTTTGATCTTTCAAAGAATCTTGATGTGGCCAATGAGGAAAGGAACCAGAGGCTTGATTTCGAACATTTTGCATGGAACCGCTAGAAAAACTTGGAACCTGACTAGAGACATGGTGATGTTGTGGTTGCTGTTGCGGATGCGGCTGGGTCTTCTTAACTGGCATAGCTACATCTTCCTCATCTTTGTTTACAACCATCAAGTTCTTACCCATTAACCTCAGTACTGGATTAGAGGTAACTGGACTGGCAGGCTCACAATTACTCGAAAACCTCGGTCCTGAATCGGAGAAACCATCAATAGGATAGGACTTGAAAGGCGACTTATTGACTGGGAACCCCATATTCTCCGGCGTTGCCTGTCGGCCATTGCTCAAAGCAGGCCCTTCGGGCATAATATCCAAGTTGTTTGGTCTAACATTCAGACTATAAGTTATCTGCTTTCTGTCTATGGTTGGCATGGTTTCCAAAGTCGACATCTGTTGCCTTGTCAGTTGTGGTTCTTGATAAGTTACATTGATGCCTTGAGAAACTCTGTCGACCCTCTGACAACGGCAAGGTTGGCCATCATTTACAGCACCAGGAGTTCCCCTTTCAACAGATAACTTACTGACTTTAAACTTATCACCGTTTATCCTTCCATCATCTGTACAAACTACATGAGTCAAGCCAACATCATTTTCGACAGAAGGTAATGCACCGGCTTTTGAAGATACAGACCCCAGTTTCTCGTGAAATATATCGGAAGATACTCCAGATGAATTGTTATGCTTAAAACAAGATCTGGATGCTGTCGAGTTAGAGATGGTTGATGTTGCAGAAATAGGAGAACCTGATGAATCCCCATCAATCAAATCATGCTGATCTTGACAAGAATGAACCCAGCTATTGCTCAATGAAGAATTTCCTCTATATTCTTCAGATCTCATATCCCTGGGGGGGCTCGGCAAAAATGATCCTGGAGGTCCTGGAATAGATATTGGATCTACCTCGAAACAAGAACTTCCTTGACGGGCTTCAGAATCCAATTCCCTTTGAGCATCATGCCCCATCATAGCACTGCAGTCTTCATCGGCAAAAAACATCTCTTGTCCATGACCAAAACTGGATTCACTGAGACCACCTTTTGTTCCATCTGATCCATAGAAGGAGCAGGAACAATTCTGACTGGATTGTAGCATGCCACACCGAGTGACATTATTGTTCGTCTTCTGAAACTGTGGATCCATGGATTTACAAAAGCACATGAAGCCCTCCTTTGGAGCTAGTTTTGAAGAAGAATCTACACTAACATCTTCGTGAAATGAATTCTCTTTACTACCAAGCTCAAGGCGCTTGATTTTTTCCTGAAACTCAGCACCCATTCTAACATGAGAATCCATGTTTTTGTCCTTGTGGCGTCCATCATACTCAGGTTCCGAATCTGAACTACTCATCAAAGCCATGGCTTTGCTCATTGCTTCTCTATTACTTCTGTTTTTGAGTTCAATGCTTACTTTGGGAGATGCTACTTCAGTAACCTCTTCCTTTGCAGATTGATCACTTTCAATGCTCTCATCGGATGAACTATGGCTGTGATCAAAACTCGAATGCCAGGCAATTATCTCTTCATCTACATGTGACCCAAAATGTTCATCAGGCTTTTCATAAGTAGAAAATTGATTAAACTGAGGAGACTTAGACCCGGTAGATGATCGACCACTGACATGTATCTCTTTTCTTCGAGAAGAGTTCAAATTTCTGGTTTTCACTCCATTTGCATGGTAATTTCTTGATATCTTGTTAAAACCAGGCGGAAAATCAGATGGCTGATAatcttttatgattttgcCATTGGTATTTTGAGAGTTTACCATATAATTGTTGTCAACATAACCGCTACCTTTGCTCAGATGGTTGGTAGTCTTTTTCGTTTGTGTTGGAGAACCACTATCAACCATTTCTCCAGAAAATGAACTCCTCAGATTCCTCCTGACAAGAGACCACCCTCTTTTGTCTGAAATATGGGCTTCGTATTCCGAGTTATCAGTTCTCTCACTGCTTTCAGGAGATGAAACACAATGCTCAGAAAAATTGGTCTGATCCCGAACTTGACTTCTCTCGATAAAAGAGTCAGCTAAAACCGAGCGATCAGTGTCGACCACCGTTTCATGAGACAAATGCCATTTAAATGTAGAAGGTTGATAGCCCTCTTTTCTGGAGCTCTTACTGGCTCTAGTTCTTTTTGAACACGCCCATTGTCGTAAAGTTCCAGAATCATGGGGTTTCGCTTGCTTTGTTATTTTATGTGCCTCCAGGCTACTACATCCTTTCCATTGATTCTCTCCTTCTTGAACCTTAACAGTCAATTGAGAATAGATAAACTCAGAATCCATACGACGCTAAATGAGAATGTCATATTGGTAGAAATTTGCAGGAatgatattctaaaataatattacagTTCTAAGCATTGCATGATTAGTAAATAATTCATTATAACATAACTTTAACAGAAAGAAGGTGCATGATTACAGAAAATACCCTAACTGTAGaaacatcaatttaaaaaagaacagaaaCTGTGAAAATGACCTCGATTTTTCAAGTGCATAAAATATTCACCATAATTCAtatgaaaattcaagtttCCAGTATTTACCTGAGAAATGCACTTTTGAGGTGGAACTTTGCTACCTTGAGCAGCTAATTTGAAATGCTTGTGATGTTTAGATGCATggtatttcttctttttcactgAATGAAACTTCCTTCCCTTTAATCCTCCGAGTTTCTTCGAACCAAGATCATTTTGCACTTTTGGCAAATTAGATGGAGGAGAATTAAACTTGGACAAAATTCGAAGTTTAGTGCCATTGGCATCAATATAAACTGCACCTGCATTATTGCCAATGTCATCCTCATCAGGATGATCAGGCATCACTTTCTGCTTTTTCCCTCCATTAATCTGACAATTTTCGATATCCTGAGCAGGAAGACCTGACAAACTAGCCCACGCTGTACCATTTCTTCTGTCAAGCTCTTCCAACGTGCAAGTACGAGCTGTAGCATAAATATCAACCATCAACTTCGTCTTCCTTGGCTTGATCCTCAACCTTGTGAGTTTAGAGTCTGATGTACACTTTGGAGTCGATGCTATAGAAAGACACTGATCGATATGAGCATTTAAAGTGGTGTTTGATGAAGAGGAGAAAGTCTTGCAGACAGGGCATATTTTTGAAGCCATAGACTCTGATAACGTACTAAAGCTCATAGCAATATCTGCAGCCGATGTTTGTTCACCGTGGTTGGTAGATTTTCTTATTATCTTGCACCTTTTACCCGgggttttaattttacttccGTTCTTTTCAGATGCTGGAAAACCAGAAGGCTGTACTACAACTGGGGTTTCCAATAAATGATCGGGTTTTAAAGACGAACTAGATGGTCCACTTGTGGAAACCAATTCTTTTTGGGGTTGTGAGATGCTTGTCATGGTGGAAGAGAAACCATTTTCTCCTTCACATCTACATGAACTTGATTCAATGCAAGTGCTTACTTGCTTTTGATCCAATTTAGCATCTGATGTGTCTAGTTCTACATGTTCTTTGGGCCCAGAAAACTCCTCATGAAAAACACTTGTATCTCGGAACTCCGATGTTGAACTTCCACCTCCAAGCTCCACAAGGCGCTGGTTTCTCACACAATTAGGAGACTGTAAAGGTGGTAATAAATCCTTTACACCATGTTTCAAGCAAAGCTGCAAACTTTTGAGGGAAAATGGCCAGTTGTTTCGTATATCCTTGCCTCGTGAATCAAAGACATAATCTCTGCATTTCAAAaccatttctttcaattaataaaaatgatgattgatatatattcaaaaactCTCACAAACCCACAAGTCTTCAGTTTAGAAGTATAGAGACCAAAGAATTAGCAATAACCAAAATCgtgaaaaaataagattattcACACTAATACATGACCGAGAAAGCAAATGAATGGTTCCAAAAGAGGATAAAAGTGAATCAAGAGAATCAAACGATGTTGACCACTCTGGTCTGGTGAATGAACATcatcaaaatttgtaaaatacaTGATATGgtggggaaaaagaaaaacattaaaagttTCCAAATGCAGTTCTAGAGACAATGACCCTGACTGTGAAGTCGACATCCACAGTAACatcaaggaagaagaaaggcaAAGATTTtcagtaaaaagaaatataaacatGTTATGAGAATATTGAAGAATGAAACAGGTAAAATGAACCCATTGAGAAGCAAAAGTTGTTAAGTATAAACAGCTTAAGAGGTATAAGAATAGGGACAAGATGGGTATCTTGAGTTTGGCCCCATTGGTGGGGCAAACTACAAGCAAGCAACAATTTACCATGTGGATCTACCCCAGCAGAGATCTTTCCCAGATGGGGGGCGCAtagaaactttgagatcatcaaagagaaaaacagGAGAAATTTACGGctttgaagttaaaaaataaacaaatatataacacAAAGACAGAAGAAAGTTGTAGACATGATTAATTAAAGTAACAAAGGGGGTTTACAATTAGGTTGAAAGCATATAGATCCACTGTTCATCAAATCAAAAGGCTAAGAAACAgcagaagagaagaagaatatgatgaagaagaggaagtTAAAATCATTACCTCAAGGAGAAGTTTGAGAATGTGGAGTGGTCAAGAACAGCAGCGGCGGCGGTGGCGGCGTTTGATAGATCCTCCTCTGGCAAAGGGAAGTTTTGAGAAGGTCTCTCATCTTTGTTGGTTTTCAGTTGCTGATATGGGGGATCTGGTGGAGGGTTTTCAATGGATAACATCTGATGAAAAGCTTCTCTAATGATCTTGTGCTGTTCTTTAAACAGTCACAAGCTCTACttctactactactactatcTCCACTACTAGGCCTTATCTTTAACTTAGACTTCAgcatatataaaaagaaaagtacagtcctttccttctctctctcttcctgaTTTcttactctctctctttttttcagttttcttcttccttcttcagTCTTCTTTTACACAAAAATCCTCACAAACCAAACCCAGATGAAGAAAGATCAAAACAACCCCACCAGAATCTTCATCCATTAACCTACAGGAAGTAAAGAAATGAACATGAAATCATGAATTATAAGAGAGATCCAAGCAAGTTAAGGCAGAATAGAAGACTCCAGAACCAACTGAAACGTTATTTTATGTGATgagaaggaagatgaagaaaaccTCTGGAATGAATAGTCAaagaaaacaaccaaaaagATAAGCGAAGAATAGTCCCAAAAGCagaaacaagaacaaaattcacTGAGTTTTGAAGATCATTTCATGTTGGATTAAACCCAGAAAATAAAGCTCAAAATCAACACCGAAAAGTCTCTAAAGTAGCAACCATCTCCGGCAATAAGTAGATGATAGCAAGAGGAAAGATTAGGAAGAGAATTCATCTGAAGAGTCGTATGACCAAACCCAAAAAaggcataaaatttgaagaaacttcaaaatcaaaagacaaACCCCATCAAAGAATCATCAAGTAAACAACCGATTGAAGAAACCAATCagtacaaaaactaaaaacacagCAAAAACAACCATAGTGGAAGAaatctactttattttcttagaaGAACCCCAAATTTAAAGAACCCCAAATCTTGGTAGAGTGAACAGTGAAGCTCAAACGAAAGAAACCCAAATCCAAAGAAACAGGAATCAAAAACAGAACTCAAACCCCAAAgaccaaaacaaaaccaagacAGAAAATTGTAGAGATAGATCATGAAATAACCCAAAAGGCAAGAGattaaccaacaaaaacaagaaaattaatgggaaagaaaaaaggaagacaCCCAGAAAAGGATCCATAGAAACAGAGATGTAAAAACACAAACCTAAGCATCTGATGATGAAATTAGCAGCAAGTtcacaagaagaaaaatgaaaaatagggTCTTTGAAAGGGGATATGGACAAAGAGAAGTgtgaagagagaaagagagagaaagaaggagagaaaaacAGCACCACCCACTAACACATCAAACGGGCATCaggttcttttattttttttctttaattttttctctctatctaaaaaaaaaaaaaaaaaaagcaggcTTTGTAGCACTAAACACACCACGATtccaccccccccccccccccctccccTCCCAATCTGTGAATATGCGTCAAGAGACCGActttctaaagaaaaagaaggaaaaaaaaaacaataattaagagagagagaaataaatagaagaaaaaagtaagcTTTGGTTCATAAAtttatcttcttccttcttctcttctttttttttatctctctgtaaaaaattgtaattaaaatggCATggatacaaaaaaagaaaagaaaaaaaaagctgtCTAAACACTGAACCTACCTGCACTGCCACTCTCTTCTttacaaaaaatcatttcttttttattattataatcttaaatctttCGTCTTATTATACACTCTGttcttctttctatttaatttctacCGTGTTTTCAAGCATTTTGATTTCcttcaaactttcttccatCTCTTTCTACTACTCCATTCTCTCTCTCCatcaaacatttcttttctaatcaTCTCTTTGTTACATGTGACTTATCAACAACACTTTCttatatcatattattattcattcattcaagttttttaatttttcattctaaaatttaagtcATTAATAACACAGGTAACGTTGGATTGTTATTGGATGGAAGcttctttgaaatttgggTGAAGAATCATTATACTTCTCTTTtaagtttctttattttcttattccttAATTATGTCATGCAAATTTTCgtttactttcaattttatttacaaaccCATCTTTGATTCAAGAAGATATATGTTAGCAATGGTTCAAAGTCCTTTCTTTTTTCGAATTTCAAATTCTGTACTCTCctattttaggttttgaaattttgaattcttttaaatttgttgttttggtATCAGATTTGGACcatttttcaactattttatttaataaatataaaattttcaaatttaaaacaaacttttttttttattttttttattccagTTTTGCTAATTTATCcactaatt of the Cucumis sativus cultivar 9930 chromosome 3, Cucumber_9930_V3, whole genome shotgun sequence genome contains:
- the LOC101208094 gene encoding uncharacterized protein LOC101208094, producing the protein MLSIENPPPDPPYQQLKTNKDERPSQNFPLPEEDLSNAATAAAAVLDHSTFSNFSLRDYVFDSRGKDIRNNWPFSLKSLQLCLKHGVKDLLPPLQSPNCVRNQRLVELGGGSSTSEFRDTSVFHEEFSGPKEHVELDTSDAKLDQKQVSTCIESSSCRCEGENGFSSTMTSISQPQKELVSTSGPSSSSLKPDHLLETPVVVQPSGFPASEKNGSKIKTPGKRCKIIRKSTNHGEQTSAADIAMSFSTLSESMASKICPVCKTFSSSSNTTLNAHIDQCLSIASTPKCTSDSKLTRLRIKPRKTKLMVDIYATARTCTLEELDRRNGTAWASLSGLPAQDIENCQINGGKKQKVMPDHPDEDDIGNNAGAVYIDANGTKLRILSKFNSPPSNLPKVQNDLGSKKLGGLKGRKFHSVKKKKYHASKHHKHFKLAAQGSKVPPQKCISQVQEGENQWKGCSSLEAHKITKQAKPHDSGTLRQWACSKRTRASKSSRKEGYQPSTFKWHLSHETVVDTDRSVLADSFIERSQVRDQTNFSEHCVSSPESSERTDNSEYEAHISDKRGWSLVRRNLRSSFSGEMVDSGSPTQTKKTTNHLSKGSGYVDNNYMVNSQNTNGKIIKDYQPSDFPPGFNKISRNYHANGVKTRNLNSSRRKEIHVSGRSSTGSKSPQFNQFSTYEKPDEHFGSHVDEEIIAWHSSFDHSHSSSDESIESDQSAKEEVTEVASPKVSIELKNRSNREAMSKAMALMSSSDSEPEYDGRHKDKNMDSHVRMGAEFQEKIKRLELGSKENSFHEDVSVDSSSKLAPKEGFMCFCKSMDPQFQKTNNNVTRCGMLQSSQNCSCSFYGSDGTKGGLSESSFGHGQEMFFADEDCSAMMGHDAQRELDSEARQGSSCFEVDPISIPGPPGSFLPSPPRDMRSEEYRGNSSLSNSWVHSCQDQHDLIDGDSSGSPISATSTISNSTASRSCFKHNNSSGVSSDIFHEKLGSVSSKAGALPSVENDVGLTHVVCTDDGRINGDKFKVSKLSVERGTPGAVNDGQPCRCQRVDRVSQGINVTYQEPQLTRQQMSTLETMPTIDRKQITYSLNVRPNNLDIMPEGPALSNGRQATPENMGFPVNKSPFKSYPIDGFSDSGPRFSSNCEPASPVTSNPVLRLMGKNLMVVNKDEEDVAMPVKKTQPHPQQQPQHHHVSSQVPSFSSGSMQNVRNQASGSFPHWPHQDSLKDQNAGNVLGQYLDVRLSKGFRNPGNLNMPLSHGREQTTLFLKQQTDGGHTASQAYERDYTNEALNRPERKLSEASMYNTSRALKMPDHQQMNSLSTTNAIKEINAMGDTSYCEARFIANDPKYPGGMRTTLQIIAPAVSIPFSSSGNPLHVNAFCYQPKDALNLDKPAPIHNSSFQSTPSRKDRASPVKWDCNSEPPYVCRRGVF